The Chryseolinea soli genome contains a region encoding:
- a CDS encoding AraC family transcriptional regulator — translation MLLHQFPDLAWLKVQAEKNFADRQGWGGRELPHEGWPNVALQVSATETCRDNIRGPLSLFMNLSGESVVTAGKRRVVVPEDFFFVTNPDQYYTLEIERRQAAETFNIHFGDYFADQVFHAFSPSEAHLLDHPFECPHERLEFHNRLHHRSPELNRIVAEISQAPELPSLWLEEKLTDVVYLLLSEEKKLLSLRAGLPVLKSSTRAEILRRLLQVTDYIHTHLDKDISLEQLSRIACLSKFHFLRLFKVAFQATPYQFINTERIRRAKKMMQHTTLEVQEVAKTLGYENASAFSRMFFRQVGMYPSQLRG, via the coding sequence ATGCTCCTCCACCAGTTTCCGGATCTGGCCTGGCTGAAAGTACAAGCCGAAAAAAACTTTGCCGACCGGCAGGGTTGGGGTGGTCGCGAGCTGCCGCACGAAGGATGGCCCAATGTCGCCCTCCAGGTTTCGGCTACGGAAACCTGTCGCGACAATATCCGGGGGCCGCTGTCGCTTTTTATGAACCTGTCCGGCGAAAGCGTCGTCACCGCGGGCAAGCGACGGGTGGTTGTTCCGGAGGATTTCTTTTTCGTTACCAATCCGGACCAATACTATACGCTGGAGATCGAACGCCGCCAGGCCGCAGAAACATTCAACATCCATTTTGGTGATTATTTTGCCGATCAGGTCTTCCACGCCTTCTCCCCTTCCGAAGCACACCTCCTCGACCATCCCTTTGAATGCCCGCACGAGCGACTGGAATTTCACAACCGTCTCCATCATCGCAGTCCCGAATTGAATCGCATCGTTGCCGAGATCAGTCAGGCGCCTGAATTGCCATCCCTATGGCTGGAAGAAAAATTGACGGACGTGGTTTATCTTTTATTAAGCGAAGAAAAAAAACTCCTCTCCCTTCGCGCCGGCCTGCCGGTGCTAAAGTCTTCCACCCGCGCCGAGATCTTGCGCAGGCTTCTTCAGGTGACCGACTACATCCATACGCATCTTGACAAGGACATTTCGCTGGAGCAATTGTCGCGCATCGCCTGTCTTTCTAAATTTCATTTTTTGCGTTTGTTCAAGGTGGCTTTCCAGGCCACGCCCTATCAGTTCATCAACACCGAGCGCATCCGCAGGGCGAAAAAAATGATGCAGCACACGACGTTGGAGGTGCAGGAGGTGGCCAAGACGTTGGGATATGAAAATGCCAGTGCGTTTAGCCGGATGTTCTTCCGGCAAGTAGGTATGTATCCCTCACAACTGCGGGGTTGA